Genomic window (Arachis hypogaea cultivar Tifrunner chromosome 13, arahy.Tifrunner.gnm2.J5K5, whole genome shotgun sequence):
tcaccaccaccgccaccactAACACTCTCCTCCAAAGAACAAAAGTAATTTTAAgcttattaaacaaaaaaattacaaaattcacGTGTAactgagaaaaaagaaaagaaagatatagaGACGAAGAAGGTATTACAAAATGTTGGTTATGGATGAGAATTTGTTATTGTTTGATTTTCTTGCGAAAGACGACCTCAGTGTCCAAGCCGAAGCCATCGACGTTGCGAACTTGAAGGAGGCGTGAGTTCTTGAACAACTCCACGAGAGGCTGCACGCTGAAGAGGTCGTTGGCGGAATACTTATCGGCGCGGCGAGAGAGTGCCACGTGGAGGACGCAGATACCGTTGGGCTTGAGCGTGCGCTCAATCTCTGCAACGAATTTGTGAGGGTAGAGAGCGTGGTCGAAGACGTTGGAGAATTCAAAATCGAAGGTGTCGTTATCAAAGGGTTGGTTATGGAAATCGCCTTTTACAACGAGGGGAGGGAAAGGAACAAGATCTATCCCGATGGAGTCGGTGACTCCCACGCGCCGCAAGGCCTCGACCTCCTGGCCGACGCGCGCGCCGATGCAGAGAGCCTTGGAGGCGTTGTGGAGAAGGTGTTTGTCCTTCAGTTCTTGGAAGAAGCGCGCGAAGACGGGGATCTTGCGGTTCCAATCGCGCGTGGTCCATACTTTCCGGAGCTTAGGGTTGAGGGTCTTGTTGAGCTGGTGCTGTATGTAGGCGTCGTAGGAGGTGTAACCGGGTCTGATTTTGAGGCCGGCGGCGGTGGTGATGGTGGTGATGGAGGTGGAGGAGGGAGGAGGGTGGCGGGGTTGTGGTTGGGAGAagaggtggaggaggaggaggaaggggAGGGAGAGGAAGAGGGAGACGAGGAAGCACCTGAGGATGAATGAATTGGCGGATGCGATTTTCATGTCTTTGGTTGGTATTTgatgtttcttctatttttggtGTTTGACATGGGATTGGAGGGGCACTGAATTTTGAAAACCAGAGAGAGATGTTATAGGTAAGAaccaaagaaagaaacaagaaataaAGCCAAACCAACGGAACTAACTATGGATATTGTAAACGACTCATGCATTATTGTTTCTTTATTAAGATTCTATTCTTTTTTATTCTCTCAATTATCCAcatattctaaaattatttttcctttgatttaaaagactatttatttatcattttaattagTAAAAGAGTGAAATCCGATCCATAATCCATACCGTCTTTATTCTATCACTCATATCGGCTGGCTGTTTCTAGATGTGAAAAACATATATGATAAATCCGCCGTTCATTATGACGAAGAAATGCGGGCGTGGAGGGTAGTGCGCATGCAGTGAATCACGGTGGCGTTGTTGCTTCGCTTTTACTGTTGCTTTTTGCAAGTTTTGTTATTATCAACTAACCAGCCTATTTTgacctttttttttaaagaaaaaagaaagaaacgaaAAGAGAATGCTGGACCATGGATGGATTTTAGAGTTAA
Coding sequences:
- the LOC112792157 gene encoding uncharacterized protein, whose amino-acid sequence is MKIASANSFILRCFLVSLFLSLPFLLLLHLFSQPQPRHPPPSSTSITTITTAAGLKIRPGYTSYDAYIQHQLNKTLNPKLRKVWTTRDWNRKIPVFARFFQELKDKHLLHNASKALCIGARVGQEVEALRRVGVTDSIGIDLVPFPPLVVKGDFHNQPFDNDTFDFEFSNVFDHALYPHKFVAEIERTLKPNGICVLHVALSRRADKYSANDLFSVQPLVELFKNSRLLQVRNVDGFGLDTEVVFRKKIKQ